In Pithys albifrons albifrons isolate INPA30051 chromosome 6, PitAlb_v1, whole genome shotgun sequence, a single genomic region encodes these proteins:
- the DEGS2 gene encoding sphingolipid delta(4)-desaturase/C4-monooxygenase DES2 isoform X2, whose amino-acid sequence MTSLSTLFQLSCGTMSYVYHLVWLEAKYPQIKTLMGPDPHLKWIVSGMVFMQLLACYLVKDLSWKWIFFWAYAFGGCINHSLTLAIHDISHNVAFGNKQTKWNRWFAVFANLPIGIPYSASFKKYHIDHHRYLGGDSLDVDIPTDFEGWFFCTPLRKLLWLFLQPLFYSLRPLYVNPKAITQMEIFNALVQFSVDLIIYYLWGLKPVIYLIAGTILCLGLHPISGHFIAEHYMFLKGYETYSYYGPLNWLTFNVGYHMEHHDFPSIPGCRLPMVKKIAAEYYDNLPHHQSWIRVLWDFVFDDSIGPYSRVKRLCKLAKES is encoded by the exons ATGACTTCTCTGAGCACCCTGTTCCAGTTGAGCTGTGGAACTATGAGCTATGTTTATCACCTGGTCTGGCTGGAAG CAAAGTATCCACAGATCAAGACTCTGATGGGACCAGATCCACATTTAAAGTGGATTGTATCTGGAATGGTTTTCATGCAGCTTCTGGCATGCTACCTGGTGAAAGACTTATCTTGGAAATGGATTTTCTTCTGGGCTTATGCTTTTGGGGGTTGCATCAACCATTCACTGACCTTAGCCATCCATGATATTTCACACAACGTCGCCTTTGGGAACAAGCAGACCAAGTGGAACCGATGGTTTGCAGTCTTTGCCAACTTGCCGATTGGCATCCCTTACTCTGCCTCCTTCAAGAAATACCACATTGACCATCACCGCTATCTTGGAGGGGACAGCTTGGATGTGGACATTCCCACAGACTTTGAAGGCTGGTTTTTCTGTACACCACTTCGGAAACTGCTTTGGCTTTTCCTCCAACCTCTGTTCTACAGTCTGAGACCACTGTATGTGAACCCCAAAGCGATTACACAGATGGAAATTTTTAATGCTCTTGTCCAGTTTTCTGTAGATCTTATCATTTACTACCTTTGGGGGCTCAAACCTGTTATTTACTTAATAGCAGGTACAATCCTTTGCTTGGGTTTACATCCCATTTCTGGGCACTTTATAGCAGAACACTACATGTTCTTAAAAGGGTATGAGACATACTCTTACTATGGACCTCTGAACTGGCTCACCTTTAACGTAGGATACCACATGGAGCATCATGACTTCCCCAGCATTCCTGGATGTAGATTGCCCATG GTGAAGAAGATTGCAGCAGAATATTATGATAACCTCCCACATCACCAGTCCTGGATTCGAGTTCTGTGGGACTTTGTATTTGATGACTCTATTGGTCCTTATTCAAGGGTTAAGAGACTGTGCAAGCTGGCAAAGGAAAGCTAA
- the DEGS2 gene encoding sphingolipid delta(4)-desaturase/C4-monooxygenase DES2 isoform X1 has translation MGNRVTRDDFEWVYTEQPHTQRRKEILAKYPQIKTLMGPDPHLKWIVSGMVFMQLLACYLVKDLSWKWIFFWAYAFGGCINHSLTLAIHDISHNVAFGNKQTKWNRWFAVFANLPIGIPYSASFKKYHIDHHRYLGGDSLDVDIPTDFEGWFFCTPLRKLLWLFLQPLFYSLRPLYVNPKAITQMEIFNALVQFSVDLIIYYLWGLKPVIYLIAGTILCLGLHPISGHFIAEHYMFLKGYETYSYYGPLNWLTFNVGYHMEHHDFPSIPGCRLPMVKKIAAEYYDNLPHHQSWIRVLWDFVFDDSIGPYSRVKRLCKLAKES, from the exons CAAAGTATCCACAGATCAAGACTCTGATGGGACCAGATCCACATTTAAAGTGGATTGTATCTGGAATGGTTTTCATGCAGCTTCTGGCATGCTACCTGGTGAAAGACTTATCTTGGAAATGGATTTTCTTCTGGGCTTATGCTTTTGGGGGTTGCATCAACCATTCACTGACCTTAGCCATCCATGATATTTCACACAACGTCGCCTTTGGGAACAAGCAGACCAAGTGGAACCGATGGTTTGCAGTCTTTGCCAACTTGCCGATTGGCATCCCTTACTCTGCCTCCTTCAAGAAATACCACATTGACCATCACCGCTATCTTGGAGGGGACAGCTTGGATGTGGACATTCCCACAGACTTTGAAGGCTGGTTTTTCTGTACACCACTTCGGAAACTGCTTTGGCTTTTCCTCCAACCTCTGTTCTACAGTCTGAGACCACTGTATGTGAACCCCAAAGCGATTACACAGATGGAAATTTTTAATGCTCTTGTCCAGTTTTCTGTAGATCTTATCATTTACTACCTTTGGGGGCTCAAACCTGTTATTTACTTAATAGCAGGTACAATCCTTTGCTTGGGTTTACATCCCATTTCTGGGCACTTTATAGCAGAACACTACATGTTCTTAAAAGGGTATGAGACATACTCTTACTATGGACCTCTGAACTGGCTCACCTTTAACGTAGGATACCACATGGAGCATCATGACTTCCCCAGCATTCCTGGATGTAGATTGCCCATG GTGAAGAAGATTGCAGCAGAATATTATGATAACCTCCCACATCACCAGTCCTGGATTCGAGTTCTGTGGGACTTTGTATTTGATGACTCTATTGGTCCTTATTCAAGGGTTAAGAGACTGTGCAAGCTGGCAAAGGAAAGCTAA
- the DEGS2 gene encoding sphingolipid delta(4)-desaturase/C4-monooxygenase DES2 isoform X3, translating to MGNRVTRDDFEWVYTEQPHTQRRKEILAKYPQIKTLMGPDPHLKWIVSGMVFMQLLACYLVKDLSWKWIFFWAYAFGGCINHSLTLAIHDISHNVAFGNKQTKWNRWFAVFANLPIGIPYSASFKKYHIDHHRYLGGDSLDVDIPTDFEGWFFCTPLRKLLWLFLQPLFYSLRPLYVNPKAITQMEIFNALVQFSVDLIIYYLWGLKPVIYLIAGTILCLGLHPISGHFIAEHYMFLKGYETYSYYGPLNWLTFNVGYHMEHHDFPSIPGCRLPMVCSCSCVF from the exons CAAAGTATCCACAGATCAAGACTCTGATGGGACCAGATCCACATTTAAAGTGGATTGTATCTGGAATGGTTTTCATGCAGCTTCTGGCATGCTACCTGGTGAAAGACTTATCTTGGAAATGGATTTTCTTCTGGGCTTATGCTTTTGGGGGTTGCATCAACCATTCACTGACCTTAGCCATCCATGATATTTCACACAACGTCGCCTTTGGGAACAAGCAGACCAAGTGGAACCGATGGTTTGCAGTCTTTGCCAACTTGCCGATTGGCATCCCTTACTCTGCCTCCTTCAAGAAATACCACATTGACCATCACCGCTATCTTGGAGGGGACAGCTTGGATGTGGACATTCCCACAGACTTTGAAGGCTGGTTTTTCTGTACACCACTTCGGAAACTGCTTTGGCTTTTCCTCCAACCTCTGTTCTACAGTCTGAGACCACTGTATGTGAACCCCAAAGCGATTACACAGATGGAAATTTTTAATGCTCTTGTCCAGTTTTCTGTAGATCTTATCATTTACTACCTTTGGGGGCTCAAACCTGTTATTTACTTAATAGCAGGTACAATCCTTTGCTTGGGTTTACATCCCATTTCTGGGCACTTTATAGCAGAACACTACATGTTCTTAAAAGGGTATGAGACATACTCTTACTATGGACCTCTGAACTGGCTCACCTTTAACGTAGGATACCACATGGAGCATCATGACTTCCCCAGCATTCCTGGATGTAGATTGCCCATG GTGTGTAGCTGCTCTTGTGTGTTTTAA
- the LOC139672859 gene encoding ena/VASP-like protein produces MQPIPCCQGSAPHNPPVLLRAGNPQAGACTISSLLYLSFCLRLLHGSFLSIPLCLGFIPCCIPTLFFSFVFSVLLVSTLQLSLYSPLSQPQSPPPTSSNCGAPASGVVLPPLPHASTVSSAPVVPEPTSQSPSISQQKAREPPQFLHRHSASELPTAPGSSFSSCPNGRTVMPGIRRTSLSPPPLHPSHFPFASYQPLRGSSVSCSPGSSVTNAPSLQRGDVLEPRGPTILPAIPVPPDRIKGPTDKAGQETSANVPLNGHPEEQIALGPSETQVKSVDGSFFPHLGAALCSLLPTISSTPSSSGQAPSPSSHPSSCPPQQWCQPMSHCFPLPPPHAAVSEVAMPRRTPPYMTSSAIAHLSKY; encoded by the coding sequence ATGCAGCCCATCCCATGTTGCCAGGGTTCTGCTCCACACAACCCTCCAGTTCTGCTGAGGGCTGGAAATCCCCAAGCTGGTGCCTGCACCATCTCCTCTTTGCTTTATTTGAGTTTCTGTTTGCGTTTACTTCACGGTTCTTTTTTGTCCATTCCACTTTGCCTTGGTTTCATTCCTTGCTGCATACCCACCTTAttcttttcatttgtcttttctgttcttttagtTTCCACCCTTCAGTTAAGCCTGTACTCTCCCCTCTCTCAGCCCCAgtctcctcctcccacctccagTAACTGCGGTGCTCCTGCCTCTGGTGTTGTGCTCCCCCCACTACCTCATGCCAGCACTGTCTCTTCAGCACCCGTTGTCCCTGAGCCCACTAGTCAATCCCCTTCCATATCCCAGCAGAAAGCCAGAGAGCCCCCGCAGTTCCTCCACAGACACTCAGCCTCTGAGCTGCCAACAGCCCCAGGTTCCTCCTTTTCATCCTGCCCAAACGGCAGGACCGTAATGCCAGGCATCAGACGAACCTCGCTGTCTCCacctcctctccatccttcccacTTTCCCTTTGCCTCTTACCAGCCTCTCAGGGGCTCTTCTGTTTCGTGCTCTCCTGGGTCCTCTGTGACAAATGCACCATCTCTGCAGAGGGGTGATGTCCTGGAGCCACGTGGTCCCACCATCCTGCCTGCGATTCCTGTCCCACCTGACAGGATCAAGGGACCCACAGATAAAGCAGGCCAGGAGACCTCAGCAAATGTACCCCTGAATGGCCACCCTGAAGAACAAATTGCTTTAGGCCCCTCAGAGACCCAGGTGAAAAGCGTAGATGGGTCCTTCTTCCCACACCTAGGAGCTGcactctgctctctgctgcccaccatctccagcacccccagctcctctggcCAGGCTCCTTCCCCATCCTCCCATCCATCATCTTGTCCTCCACAGCAGTGGTGTCAGCCCATGTCACACTGTTTTCCATTGCCTCCCCCTCACGCTGCTGTGTCTGAGGTGGCTATGCCCAGGAGGACCCCTCCTTACATGACATCATCAGCCATTGCCCACTTGAGTAAGTACTGA